The Prochlorococcus sp. MIT 1300 genome has a window encoding:
- a CDS encoding ATP-binding cassette domain-containing protein, with translation MAVIELQELEKSYGPVKALRGLSLQVPYGCLYGLLGPNGAGKTTTLRILCTLLAPDSGKVRLAGIDALEDPRGARTRLGYVAQEVAIDKILSGRELLQLQGDLYHLRTKERDKRISELIDQLDMSSWIDRRCGTYSGGMRRRLDLATGLLHQPELLVLDEPTVGLDIESRSAIWSLLRKLVDQGKTILLSSHYLEEVEALADQMAIIDNGRVIAEGTPSSLKQQLGGDRVTLRVREFSDKNEAEKVKGLLVNVDGVRKVVVNRAQGFSLNLVVDNEKVLQRLRDVLASAQVPIFAISQSRPSLDDVYLQATGRTLMDAELEVAGQRDIKLETKKSMR, from the coding sequence ATCGCTGTGATTGAACTTCAGGAGCTCGAAAAGTCTTATGGGCCTGTAAAGGCTCTGAGAGGGTTAAGCCTTCAGGTTCCTTATGGGTGCTTATATGGCTTGCTAGGACCAAATGGAGCTGGGAAGACAACCACTCTTAGGATTTTGTGTACACTTCTTGCTCCAGATTCTGGGAAAGTCAGACTGGCTGGAATTGATGCATTAGAAGATCCTCGTGGAGCTAGGACTAGACTTGGATATGTGGCACAGGAAGTAGCAATTGATAAAATCCTTTCAGGAAGAGAGTTGTTGCAATTACAAGGTGATCTTTATCATTTGCGTACTAAAGAAAGAGACAAGCGAATATCGGAATTGATAGACCAGCTTGATATGAGTTCATGGATAGATCGTCGTTGTGGTACTTATTCTGGAGGGATGAGGCGAAGACTTGATCTGGCTACAGGCTTGTTACATCAGCCTGAGTTACTTGTTTTGGATGAACCAACAGTAGGTTTGGATATAGAAAGTCGCTCTGCAATTTGGAGTTTGTTGCGTAAGTTAGTCGATCAAGGGAAAACAATTCTTTTGAGTAGTCATTACTTAGAAGAGGTTGAGGCGCTGGCTGACCAGATGGCAATTATTGATAATGGACGAGTTATTGCAGAAGGTACACCTTCAAGTCTTAAGCAGCAACTTGGGGGAGACAGAGTTACTTTAAGAGTCCGTGAATTTAGTGATAAAAATGAGGCTGAAAAAGTTAAGGGACTTCTTGTAAATGTTGATGGTGTTCGCAAGGTGGTTGTTAATCGAGCACAAGGTTTTTCTCTGAACCTTGTGGTTGACAATGAAAAGGTATTGCAGCGCTTAAGAGATGTGCTTGCTAGTGCTCAAGTGCCCATCTTTGCGATTTCTCAGAGCCGCCCAAGTCTTGATGATGTTTATCTTCAAGCTACTGGTAGAACACTTATGGATGCTGAATTGGAAGTTGCTGGTCAGCGAGATATAAAACTAGAAACCAAAAAATCTATGCGCTGA